The genomic interval TGCAGCGGCAGCGTATTATGAACATCCAGCTCGGCGGTCTTCATGTTGGCAAATGGCGTGATTTGAGCGAAGCCGAGAAGGCGACTTTGTTCGAAACATTAAGCTATGAGCCGGTCTAAGCAGGAAACATTCATTCGTATAACGACAAAAAAACCTGAATCACACGCTTAGGGCGAGTTGATTCAGGTTTTTTTATTATGGTTTTTTCACATTTAATTGCTGGGCATTTGTGACATCGGCGTACGTATGAATGATCGAAACCTCTACACGACGGTTTTTGGATTTGCCTGCAACCGTCTCGTTGTCGGCAACAGGGCGATACTCTCCGTAACCGATAGCGCTAAAGCGCTCAGGTTTCAGTTGTTTATTTTCGAGCAAGACGTCCAAGAAACGAATCGCCCTCATAGAGCTCAAATCCCAGTTTGATTTAAATTGGTAAGTCGAGATCGGCGTTGTATCGGTATGACCGGAAACGATGACCTCGTAATCAGGATACTGCTGCAGCATTTTGCTGATCGCAACGGCAAGCTCCTTCGATTCAGGCTTAACGGTTGCTTGTGCCGGTGCAAATAATGCGTTGTCGCTAATCGTAATCATCAGCTGTGAGAGATTTAGCTTCGTCTCAAGATCAGATGTCAGGCCGTTCTTCTGAATATAGGCATCTACTTTTTTCTTTAGATCCTCGAGATCCTTCTGCTCCTGCTTAATAAGTTCCTCGCGAGCTTTCTCTTCAGCAGATTGATTTTTGTTGACATCCTTGTCGGGAAGCTTGCCGCCTTCTTCTTTTTGCTTCTTCCCGTCATCCTCGCCGCTTTTCACAGCGGACGTTTCGGTTAGAATACCGCTGCCAGTGCTGAGTGCTAAACTAAATGCTTTCGACATTTCTTCAAACTTCTTTACGTCGACGGAGTTCATGGAGTACAACACGATAAAGAGTGCTAGCAGCAGGGTGAGCAAATCGGCGTAAGGAATGAGCCATGATTCATCCACATGCTCCTCGTGTTCTTCATGTCTATGCTTTCTGCTCAACGGCGCCTTCCTCCTTTTCCCTCATCTTCAATCTTTCTGTAGGTGTAAGGAAAACAGATAGCTTCTGATTAATAGCGATCGTTGATACGCCGGATTGAATAGAAAGAAGGCCTTCCACCATCATAAGACGGATTTGAATTTCTTTCTTAGACATGCGCTTCAGTTTATTAGCAATAGGATGCCATAATACATAACCTGTAAAGATACCAAGAAGTGTTGCGATAAAAGCTCCTGCGATGGCATGTGCTAGTTTTCCCATATCGCTCATATCAGCAAGTGCGGCAACGAGGCCGACAACTGCTCCGAGTACCCCAAGTGTAGGGGCATATGTACCTGCTTGCGTAAAAATAAGTGCCCCCGCTTTGTGGCGGTCTTCTGTTGCGGCAATATCCTCAAGTAAAACATCGCGTACAAAATCTTGGTCATTTCCGTCAATAATCATACGCATGCCGTTACGAAGAAATGTATCTTCAATCTCGTCAACTTTTGCTTCAAGAGCGAGCAAACCCTCGCGACGTGTAATGGAAGCCCATTCCATGAAGCGCTGAATCAGCTCATCACGCATAGGCAGCTTTTGCTCAGTGAACACCATTTTGAATAGTTTACCGACTTTGGATAGCTCGGACATCGGGAAGGCGATCATGACGGAGGCTATAGTTCCCAAAATAATAATCATAAAAGCAGCTGGATTTGCAAGAGAGGACAGGTGTGCTCCCTTTAAAACCATGCCTCCAAGTACAGCGACTAATCCTAGCACCAAACCAATAATTGTTGAATTTTTCATCATACACCCCGTCCAATACATTTTCGACATTTCTCTACTTCTTATATTATCGACAAATGGGTATTCTGAAGTTAGAGTATATGGAATGATTTAAGGCGAATGCGTTAAAAAATGATAAAATGCGGTAGAATAGTAGAGAGATATGTACAAAAAATGACGATAGCAAAGGTGGTATACGCAAATGGGCGTAAGACATGCAAGAGAATATTCAGATATATTGAAGGATTTTACAGCAGCTGTGGCTGAAATTGAGAATAGCTATACTTTTTTTGAAATGGAGCCTGATGAATGGGCTCAGCTGCCTGTAAGCGATCGGCATGAAGTGATGGAGGCTTTGGCGGATGATGTTTTCTTTGGGCTAGGAGAGAATCCGGTCATTGAGGTAGGCAGCGGTGTCATTACGTATAATAGCAAACATCACATCATAGAGGTTTCACAAGACGATAAGGTGACCCAAATCATTAGATTGATATAAGCATTCGACATAAAACTTCATATAAGTAGTGCTCCTGTCGGATCTTTACATTTTATGTCGACTCTATTACAATGTTATTCAATACAACATGACATATAATTTGACATTGATCTAACATAGAGGAGAACGACATGAATGAGTGCTCATCATCGTTGCTGTTGCCGAAAGCGCTTGAATTGGATGGTGAAACATTAGCTGCATTTTATCAGCCCATTATAGCGATGGATACAAGACGCATTATGGGTTACGAGGTGCTTGCTCGAGCTGTAAAGGGTGATTCCGTGAGGAGTCTTGGACCTTTCTTCTGCAATGAGCAAATTCCAGAAGAGGACCACATTATTGTGGACCGGGTACTGCGGGAGCAAGCATTCTCGAAGCTGGCTTCAATGGAAGAACAGCAGCCGATGTTATTCATTAATTTGAAGCCGTCTTGGATTTATCGGTATGAGGAGATTGGCGAGCTCTACACGTTGTCGCTGCTTGATAAGTACGGAATAGACCCGAAACGAATTGTCATCGAGATAACGGAGGAAAGCTTCCAAGGTTCCATGGATAGGCTTCGTTCTGTTGTCGACATATACCGGGCAAGGGGTTGTTTCATTGCAATCGATGATGTAGGCAGTGGTTTTAGCAATACGGATCGGATTGCTCACATTCAGCCTAACCTGCTCAAAATCGATATTCATATGATTAAGAAAAGCGCGACTCATGACGGTTATTTCGGCGTGCTGCGATCCTTCTCTGATTTAGCAGAGCAAATTGGAGCTTCGCTCCTCGTCGAGGGAGTGGAGACAAGGGAGGACTTAGCTCGCGCAATTCAGGCAGGCGCCCGTTACGTCCAAGGCTATATGTTTGCAAGGGCAGAGCCGGAGTTTCGTGAGCCTGCTTGTTTTGCATCTCTAATTGAAGCGGAGCTTGATCAGCATCTGCTGCATTTCGTTGGAACTGAACGCTATTGGCAGCGGCAATCGGAGAAGCTGGCAGAGCAGTGGGTTGCGCTTGTTCAGGAGACGCGTTACCTGGATCATGAGGATGATTGGATAGAGGGGCTGCTTCCCGAGCTTTACGACCATTGCATTCGGGTTTATTTGTGCAATGAGAGCGGTATTCAGCTCTCATCCAACTATTATCGCGATGCGGACAAGGCTTGGAGGCGAGAGGAGCAATACCGCGGTGCCAACTGGTGTTGGCGTCCCTATTTTGTTCCTAATCTCGTCCAGCTCAATGAGCATCGACGTGCAATCGTTTCGCGCGCCTATACTGATCTCGATTCTCACGCATGGATTAGAACCGTATCTGTTCTAGCAGCGCCTGGTCTTATTTTACTTATGGATTTGAGGGATTCTGAGCGCGGAGCCCAGCGTCGTTAACGTGCGGCTGCTGGCTCATAAACCATACAATGGCATTCGGCAAAGCCAGTGGGAGTAGACCGTGCATAGGTGTCTGTTATATGGAAACCGGCTTGTTCATAAACGCGCATCGCACGAATATTCCAAGTAAGCACCTCCAAATCAATTTCGTTTTGAGGGGTGCGCCTTATTGCCTCTGCGACAATGAGACGTGTGAAGGCAAGGCCGAGGCCTTTACCGCAAAGATCAGGCCGCAATCCGAGACCGAGCCGCGTTACGCCTGTTAAAGGAAAAAACTGCGCGAACCCAATGAGCGCAGACTGAGCGTCTAGGACAGCCATATATTGGGCAGCACGAAGGACGGAATCGCCAAATTCGATTTCGTCTTTTTTCATTTGCTCCCAATCCGGCCAGTTATAAACATCAAATGGAGCCTCGTAGCGCCAGCCGCATAGTTGCTGTGCATGGACGGTTTCGAGCGGGCATATGGTCATATCGCCTTCATCTCGATTATAATGAATAGAGCTTTGATGGCTTGTCATTTTTTTTTACCTCCGCTTGAAAAAAAGTAGCTGAATAGAGCGAATGTCGAATGAAATAGGTTTATTATAACAGATAGGCGTGCGTTGATCGCGCGTAAATAAGGAGAAGCATCAAAATGAAGAAGTTGATCTGGCTAGGCTGCTTGTCATATTTAGTCATCGGCGTTGCCCATGTTGTGGGCGGATCTATCTTGGAACAGCTCATTGCTCATTATGGTTTAACCTATAAAGATGGCGGGCAATGGATTATGAATCAATTCCTCGGGTTCCTGGTGGGTGTTCTGTTAGCGCCATCTATTACTTCGAGAGTTGGAAAAAGAGGCGCAGTACTGATTGCGATGGGCGTACTGACGCTCAGTGAGGCGGCATACAGTTTGCTGCTGCCATGGGGCTGGATGCTCGCGATTGCTCCGCTTGCGGGTCTTGGCTTTGGGATGACGGAAGCGGTCGTCGGCGCAATGATTATTGATATGGCAAAAAACGGCAAGGCATCGGCAATGAGCCGATTGGAAACCTTTTTTGGCGTTGGCGCATTGTTGATTCCAATTGCAGCGGCTTATCTGATTCAGCATAGCATATGGCAGGTTTCCTTTCCGATTCTGGCAGCGATGTCAGGCATCACCTTTGTTCTCTGGCTGACGATGTCCTTTGGAGAGCTGGATGATGAGCTTGGTATAGTTGCTCGAACACCGGAAGTGAAGGAAGGCCTTTCGAATGAGTTGGAAGGATTGCAATCCACTCGCGGATCTGTCTTTTTTGGCTATCCGCGCAAAGCACTTCCATTTCTCTTGTTATCGGCTTTATTTTTTATGCTTTATGTAGGAATGGAAATGAGCTTCTCCAACTATCTGCCTTCTATTCTCATCGTTCGTTCAGGCGTAGGAGAATCCAGTGCGGCAGCGGTGCTCAGCTTGTTCTGGGGAACAATGGTGCTTGGGCGTCTATTTGCGGGGCTGCTGGCTGATCGAATGGGTTATTCGCGTTATTTGCTTATTGCTACAGCAGGCGCCTCGGTCGTTTTTGTTTTAATGGCTGTTATGGGTCAGCTTAGCTGGATGCTTGCCTTTGTCGCACTTAGCGGATTGTTCTTCTCGGGTATATTCGGTATCGCTCTTGTTTATGCCAATGAGCTCATTCCAGGTATGACGGAGAGGACAACGAGTTTGCTTGTAGCATTCGGCGGGCTTGGAGGAGCGATTTTTCCGCGTTTGACTGGCTGGATAATGGATCAGTACAACGTGCAATCTACGTTATGGTATATAAGCAGCTTAGTTATACTGATGCTGCTTCTGCTAGCGGCGATGCTCCTGCTCGGAAGAAAACAAGTTCACAGCGTACGATCCAAGGCTTAAATGAACTACAAATTATAAAAAACCTCCACATTCGCTGTTTCAAAGCGGGTGTGGAGGTTTATTTATTATTAAACGTGTTATTCTAAATGTTTTCAGCTATTTAAGAATGGTTTTGTATACCTCTATGGCGCGCGCGCGTGATGCTTTCAAGTCGACGATGGCACCGCTTTGCGGCTGATGAATCTCTTTGTCTGTCAAATGATTCAAATGAGGCAGCCAGCGCCTAATATAGCTGCCGCTAGGATCATGCGTCTGTGACTGAGTTGCGGGATTCATGATGCGGAAGTAAGGCGCTGCGTCATACCCGAGTGAAGAGCACCACAGCCAACCGCCGCGATTAAGCGTGTTGTCATAATCGCTTAAGTGAAGGCGGAAATATTGTTCGCCAAGCGTGAAGGGACATAGCAGATTTTTAGTTAAAAACATAGCTGTTACCATTCGCAAGCGGTTGGGCAGCTCACCTGTACGATTGAGCTGCGTCATGGCCGCATCAATGATTGGAATGCCGGTGGCAGCTGCAGCCCATGCTTCTAGATGAGCATCTGAGAGCTTGGACATATCAGCGAGCTGCTCGTAACGAAAAAAATCATCATGATACATCGCTTGATATAAATAAAAATCACGCCATGCCAGCTGCCTTACCCATGATTCAGACCCCGGAAGCCCTTGGGTCATTTCGTAGGCTTGGCGGGCGGAGATGGCGCCCGTATTAAGGAAACGTGCAAGCTGGCTTGTATGATCGTCGGCATAAGCGTCCCTGCTCTCCGAATAAGAGGCAAGGCGTTCTCGTACGAACCGTTCCAGCTTGGATAATCCTTTGGACGATCCTTGCACGTTTGTGCCGCCTAGGGCGCATGAAACGGATTCGGGCAAAGCGAAGGACAACGCAACCTTGGCATTAATTTCGCTTAAGGTAGCAAGCTCATGAATCGTCGTTTCACTCATTGGGCTATAGCACTCCAGCATAAAGCTGCTCCACTTGCGATAAAAGGGTGTGAAAACCTTGTATGGCTCCATTTTTCGAGCAAATGCCGGGAAAGCATCTAGATCAGCAAGAGGTGAATCGGCAATAGACATCCAGCGGCGGCCAAGGCTGCGTGTGATTAGCCCAAGCTGCTCATCTCGCTGCCGTGAGTAAGGCGTATAGTCTGTATGAACAATAACCTCATCAATAGGATGCTCATGCAGCAGTGCTTCGGTGATCGCAGCAGGATTACCATAAAGCACATGCAGTTCCTTTCCTGCATTAGAATAGCTGTGCAGAAGCGAGGCGGCTTGCGCCATGAAATTTCGACCGCTATGACTAGTTAAACGGCCATCTCCTGTAATAACGGGATCTATGATTAGCAAATGAATGCCTTGTTTCTCTTTTTTCTTCAAATAATCAAAAGCGCGCAAATCTGCAATACGCAAATCCTTGCGGTGAATAAACAAATACATCAGTGATAGCTCCTTCCATAAGCGCAACAGTGAACGGCCGCATTCCAGCTGGAATGAAACAGCAAAGCCGCAAGTCATTTGTCGTCAGAGGACAAAAAACTGCGGCTTTGCTAGATGAGTCTACCCGTTCAATCCTCAAGAAGAGGGATTAGGTTGCTCTATTTTACGTCAACGTTGGCTTGGTATGAATCAGCATCCATGATACGACGAGCAGTTACATATCGTCCCTCATAGTACTCGGAGTTAAGTTTGTCAGTTACAACGCCTCTGCTCGAGGATGAATGTACAAACTTTCCATCTCCAATGTAAATGCCAACATGGGATACGGCGCTATTATTGCCGCCAACTGTGTCGAAGAACACAAGATCTCCCGCAATGAGGTCAGCCTTAGCGACCTTTGTACCTTCTTTTGCTTGCGAACCAGAAGTACGTGAAAGCTCAATGCCCATTTTCTCGAACACATAGCTCGTGAAGCCGGAGCAATCAAAACCTTTCGACGACGTTCCGCCGCTTTTGTACGGAGTGCCAATAAGATCATTAACAATTCCGTTCAATTTTGAGTCAGCGAAAGCGCTTCCCGCTTGAAAAGCGAGCACGAGAACGAGACCCAGGATTAATGCGGTAATCTTCTTCAATTGTGAAACTCCTTCCAATGCCGACGAGGTTAGCTGTGGGGTTCGGTTGAAGGCTCCCTATGATTCCTCGGGCGTTTGAAAAAAACTCAAACGTCGGAATCAATTCACCCAAAGTGGTTCCCCCGTATCCCAATAGGGAATTAGGCAGTTTTTTTATTGCTTTGAGAAATATTCGATTATTTTCAATGATCTCCTGCCTTTAGTGGCAATTTCTAATAATTCTCATGTAACCTTTTGACAATTTTCTTCGTTAAACCGTTCTTTCTGTAATATAAACACGCCATAGTAGTGCTTTCTAACTAAATACATGGAGTCAATTTCATTAATTATGTGGATGTTGTGTAAAATATACCGATTTGTCCTTTAGGCGCTATATCGCAAGGACTAGCTTAAAGTGCCGTAAACGGCGGTATTTCACTATTTTGCTCCTAATAAATTAGAAAAATCTCATCTATATCACTCGTGAATAAGCGTAGATTCAGACAGCCTAGCTGCTGCTCCAGATAGAGCGGCAGAAATAGACAAAGGAGGCTGTTCATGAGAACAGCCCCCTTTGGGCAATCGAAAAAAAGTTTTATTTTGCAGTAACGATTTTTTCAGAAATGAGCTGTGGATCGTTGTTTTTTTGCTGCATCCAAAACTGTACCTTGTATTTTCCAGCATTTTTAAAATCGTAGGAAACGAGCTTGGAGCTGAACCAAAAGGTGTCTTTTTCGACGAACTCTTTAAAATCATCATCATCCTGGCTGCGGCTGTCGATTGTCGTTTCCTTATCATTAGGATCAACGATGGTCACTTTGAACTCTGAAATCGCCATATTCAAATTATCGATTTGCGCTTGCACTAAAAATTTCTGAACACTGCCTTTATCAACCTGTCCGAACATAGCTCGCTTCTCGTTCATTAGAAACATATGCACATTGGGCTTTTGAATAATGAGCTTCTTATCACTGCTCTTCCATTGGACGAAGGCTTGGAGGCTGTCGCTTAAAGAACGAATACTAATATAAACCTTATCATCCACAACGACAGCATCGTCAGTGGATTGCTTATTATTATAAAGGAGCGTTACCTTCTGAAATAGTTTGTCTGCTGCAACCAATGAACCGCCCGA from Paenibacillus sp. FSL K6-3182 carries:
- a CDS encoding flagellar motor protein MotB, which codes for MSRKHRHEEHEEHVDESWLIPYADLLTLLLALFIVLYSMNSVDVKKFEEMSKAFSLALSTGSGILTETSAVKSGEDDGKKQKEEGGKLPDKDVNKNQSAEEKAREELIKQEQKDLEDLKKKVDAYIQKNGLTSDLETKLNLSQLMITISDNALFAPAQATVKPESKELAVAISKMLQQYPDYEVIVSGHTDTTPISTYQFKSNWDLSSMRAIRFLDVLLENKQLKPERFSAIGYGEYRPVADNETVAGKSKNRRVEVSIIHTYADVTNAQQLNVKKP
- the motA gene encoding flagellar motor stator protein MotA, yielding MKNSTIIGLVLGLVAVLGGMVLKGAHLSSLANPAAFMIIILGTIASVMIAFPMSELSKVGKLFKMVFTEQKLPMRDELIQRFMEWASITRREGLLALEAKVDEIEDTFLRNGMRMIIDGNDQDFVRDVLLEDIAATEDRHKAGALIFTQAGTYAPTLGVLGAVVGLVAALADMSDMGKLAHAIAGAFIATLLGIFTGYVLWHPIANKLKRMSKKEIQIRLMMVEGLLSIQSGVSTIAINQKLSVFLTPTERLKMREKEEGAVEQKA
- a CDS encoding EAL domain-containing protein — protein: MNECSSSLLLPKALELDGETLAAFYQPIIAMDTRRIMGYEVLARAVKGDSVRSLGPFFCNEQIPEEDHIIVDRVLREQAFSKLASMEEQQPMLFINLKPSWIYRYEEIGELYTLSLLDKYGIDPKRIVIEITEESFQGSMDRLRSVVDIYRARGCFIAIDDVGSGFSNTDRIAHIQPNLLKIDIHMIKKSATHDGYFGVLRSFSDLAEQIGASLLVEGVETREDLARAIQAGARYVQGYMFARAEPEFREPACFASLIEAELDQHLLHFVGTERYWQRQSEKLAEQWVALVQETRYLDHEDDWIEGLLPELYDHCIRVYLCNESGIQLSSNYYRDADKAWRREEQYRGANWCWRPYFVPNLVQLNEHRRAIVSRAYTDLDSHAWIRTVSVLAAPGLILLMDLRDSERGAQRR
- a CDS encoding GNAT family protein, producing MTICPLETVHAQQLCGWRYEAPFDVYNWPDWEQMKKDEIEFGDSVLRAAQYMAVLDAQSALIGFAQFFPLTGVTRLGLGLRPDLCGKGLGLAFTRLIVAEAIRRTPQNEIDLEVLTWNIRAMRVYEQAGFHITDTYARSTPTGFAECHCMVYEPAAAR
- a CDS encoding MFS transporter — its product is MKKLIWLGCLSYLVIGVAHVVGGSILEQLIAHYGLTYKDGGQWIMNQFLGFLVGVLLAPSITSRVGKRGAVLIAMGVLTLSEAAYSLLLPWGWMLAIAPLAGLGFGMTEAVVGAMIIDMAKNGKASAMSRLETFFGVGALLIPIAAAYLIQHSIWQVSFPILAAMSGITFVLWLTMSFGELDDELGIVARTPEVKEGLSNELEGLQSTRGSVFFGYPRKALPFLLLSALFFMLYVGMEMSFSNYLPSILIVRSGVGESSAAAVLSLFWGTMVLGRLFAGLLADRMGYSRYLLIATAGASVVFVLMAVMGQLSWMLAFVALSGLFFSGIFGIALVYANELIPGMTERTTSLLVAFGGLGGAIFPRLTGWIMDQYNVQSTLWYISSLVILMLLLLAAMLLLGRKQVHSVRSKA
- a CDS encoding deoxyribodipyrimidine photo-lyase, translated to MYLFIHRKDLRIADLRAFDYLKKKEKQGIHLLIIDPVITGDGRLTSHSGRNFMAQAASLLHSYSNAGKELHVLYGNPAAITEALLHEHPIDEVIVHTDYTPYSRQRDEQLGLITRSLGRRWMSIADSPLADLDAFPAFARKMEPYKVFTPFYRKWSSFMLECYSPMSETTIHELATLSEINAKVALSFALPESVSCALGGTNVQGSSKGLSKLERFVRERLASYSESRDAYADDHTSQLARFLNTGAISARQAYEMTQGLPGSESWVRQLAWRDFYLYQAMYHDDFFRYEQLADMSKLSDAHLEAWAAAATGIPIIDAAMTQLNRTGELPNRLRMVTAMFLTKNLLCPFTLGEQYFRLHLSDYDNTLNRGGWLWCSSLGYDAAPYFRIMNPATQSQTHDPSGSYIRRWLPHLNHLTDKEIHQPQSGAIVDLKASRARAIEVYKTILK
- a CDS encoding C40 family peptidase, which translates into the protein MKKITALILGLVLVLAFQAGSAFADSKLNGIVNDLIGTPYKSGGTSSKGFDCSGFTSYVFEKMGIELSRTSGSQAKEGTKVAKADLIAGDLVFFDTVGGNNSAVSHVGIYIGDGKFVHSSSSRGVVTDKLNSEYYEGRYVTARRIMDADSYQANVDVK